From Pelosinus fermentans DSM 17108, the proteins below share one genomic window:
- a CDS encoding Mini-ribonuclease 3, with protein sequence MKFDQFQFLLNNAFQENEGEGPPPIKYQNVPVERLHPLVLAYVGDAYFTLYVRTTLLAYEQNKVRVLHTLDSKIVSATMQAVAYQSLENQLTEQEMSIVKRGRNAKSTVPKSATVAEYRNSTGFEALLGYLYLGKNYERLSELVEKAFAVIAREMTKTAKNSGEKK encoded by the coding sequence ATGAAATTTGATCAGTTCCAATTTTTGCTGAATAATGCATTTCAAGAAAACGAGGGGGAGGGACCTCCCCCTATAAAATATCAAAATGTACCTGTGGAACGTTTACATCCGTTGGTTCTTGCTTATGTGGGTGATGCATATTTTACACTCTATGTGCGTACAACATTGCTGGCTTATGAGCAAAATAAAGTACGGGTGTTACATACCCTCGACTCTAAAATTGTATCAGCCACCATGCAGGCGGTAGCGTATCAGTCCTTGGAAAATCAGCTAACTGAGCAGGAAATGAGTATTGTCAAACGAGGACGGAATGCGAAATCAACTGTTCCCAAAAGTGCTACTGTTGCCGAATATCGTAATAGTACAGGCTTTGAAGCGTTGTTAGGTTATTTATATTTAGGAAAAAATTACGAGCGTTTGTCAGAACTTGTGGAAAAAGCATTTGCTGTTATTGCCCGGGAAATGACAAAGACTGCTAAGAATAGTGGGGAAAAGAAATGA
- the cysS gene encoding cysteine--tRNA ligase codes for MALKVYNTMTRQKEEFIPHEAGKVKMYVCGVTPYNHPHIGNARPFITWDVIKRYLEHCRYEVFHVQNFTDVDDKIIKAANTEGVTWDVIANRYIASYFEVMDKLNIRRADIYPTVSDHMTEIINIVEGLVAKGYAYIVDGDVYYSVEKFNDYGKLSGRDIEDMKAGARVDVDERKHHPMDFALWKSAKPGEPAWESPWGKGRPGWHIECTAMSLKYLGNSFDFHGGGSDLIFPHHENEIAQSEAFVEESQPFVRYWLHNGFITVNEEKMSKSLGNFFLVKDILEHYSPEVLRFFVLSTHYRSPLDFSDERLSEAQRSLERLRTAVENVLQLGKMPDAANENKADELVKVARQAEEDFCKAMDDDFNTALAISVMFGLAKEINVYYNGVIAGKVQHTAKGYTALRETYFMMANIIGIFVQEQTGKVDDSQELVEQLMDIIIEIRQHARQNKDWATADKVRDSLGAVGIVLEDSPQGVRWKKR; via the coding sequence ATGGCATTAAAAGTATATAATACGATGACTAGGCAAAAAGAAGAGTTCATACCTCATGAGGCTGGCAAAGTTAAGATGTACGTCTGTGGGGTAACGCCTTATAATCATCCGCATATTGGGAATGCCAGACCTTTTATTACTTGGGATGTAATTAAACGCTATCTTGAGCACTGTAGATACGAAGTCTTTCATGTGCAAAACTTTACAGATGTTGATGATAAAATCATTAAAGCAGCCAATACCGAAGGTGTGACTTGGGATGTGATTGCTAACCGTTATATTGCCTCTTATTTTGAAGTAATGGATAAATTAAACATTCGACGGGCTGATATCTATCCAACGGTATCCGATCATATGACAGAAATTATTAACATTGTTGAAGGTTTAGTGGCAAAAGGCTATGCTTATATTGTTGACGGTGACGTATATTACAGTGTTGAAAAATTTAATGACTATGGGAAATTGAGCGGTCGAGACATTGAAGATATGAAAGCTGGTGCCAGAGTGGATGTAGATGAGCGCAAACACCATCCTATGGACTTTGCCTTATGGAAAAGTGCTAAGCCTGGTGAGCCAGCCTGGGAGAGCCCTTGGGGAAAGGGACGACCAGGCTGGCACATTGAATGTACGGCAATGTCTCTAAAATATTTGGGAAATAGTTTTGATTTTCATGGCGGTGGCAGTGATTTGATTTTTCCTCACCATGAGAATGAGATTGCCCAGTCAGAAGCCTTTGTGGAAGAAAGCCAGCCTTTCGTCCGCTATTGGCTTCATAATGGTTTTATTACCGTAAATGAAGAAAAGATGAGTAAGTCGTTAGGAAATTTCTTTTTAGTAAAAGATATTTTAGAGCATTACTCTCCGGAAGTATTACGCTTTTTTGTTCTGTCCACACATTATCGCAGCCCTCTTGATTTTAGTGATGAGCGTTTATCAGAAGCACAGCGTAGTTTAGAGCGGTTACGTACTGCTGTGGAAAATGTGCTGCAATTGGGAAAAATGCCAGATGCTGCGAATGAAAATAAAGCTGATGAATTGGTAAAAGTGGCAAGGCAGGCAGAAGAAGATTTCTGTAAAGCTATGGATGATGATTTTAATACGGCGCTAGCCATTAGTGTAATGTTTGGTTTAGCTAAGGAAATTAATGTATATTATAATGGTGTGATTGCTGGAAAAGTACAGCACACTGCTAAAGGCTATACTGCTCTTCGCGAAACTTATTTTATGATGGCAAATATTATAGGAATATTTGTACAGGAGCAGACGGGTAAAGTGGATGACAGTCAAGAACTGGTAGAACAATTAATGGATATTATCATCGAGATTCGGCAGCATGCTAGGCAGAATAAGGATTGGGCGACAGCCGATAAAGTTCGTGATAGCCTAGGGGCAGTGGGAATTGTTTTAGAAGATTCTCCTCAAGGCGTTAGGTGGAAAAAACGATGA
- the cysE gene encoding serine O-acetyltransferase yields the protein MFARLQKDIRVVFERDPAARSVWEVLLCYPGLHAIWLHRIGHYFYKRGWIVVPRMISNIARFITGIEIHPGATIGEGLFIDHGTGIVIGETAEVGENVTLYQGVTLGGTGKEKGKRHPTIGNNVVVASGAKVLGSFTVGDNSKIGAGSVVLKTVPPNSTVVGIPGQIVWHNGKKINGVEVIDLEHDDLPDPVQEMLQCLQHHMFKMEERINLLEEELRKNGIKSI from the coding sequence ATGTTTGCACGGTTACAAAAGGATATTAGGGTGGTATTTGAACGTGATCCGGCTGCAAGAAGTGTGTGGGAGGTACTATTGTGTTATCCTGGACTTCATGCAATTTGGCTGCATCGCATTGGGCATTATTTTTATAAACGAGGGTGGATTGTTGTTCCTCGCATGATCTCTAACATAGCGCGATTTATAACAGGGATCGAAATTCACCCTGGCGCTACCATTGGAGAAGGGTTATTTATTGATCATGGTACGGGTATTGTTATTGGGGAAACGGCAGAAGTGGGGGAGAATGTAACATTATACCAGGGAGTAACTTTGGGGGGGACCGGGAAAGAAAAAGGCAAACGCCATCCTACAATTGGGAACAATGTGGTAGTTGCCAGTGGTGCAAAAGTATTAGGATCCTTTACGGTAGGAGATAATTCTAAAATTGGTGCAGGTTCCGTTGTTTTAAAGACAGTACCTCCTAATTCCACCGTGGTAGGTATTCCAGGGCAAATTGTGTGGCATAATGGTAAAAAGATAAATGGTGTTGAGGTTATTGACTTAGAACATGATGATTTACCAGATCCAGTGCAGGAAATGCTGCAGTGTTTGCAGCATCATATGTTTAAAATGGAAGAACGAATCAATCTTTTAGAAGAGGAGCTAAGGAAAAATGGCATTAAAAGTATATAA
- the gltX gene encoding glutamate--tRNA ligase has protein sequence MLQQDIRVRFAPSPTGPFHIGGARSALFNWLLAKKYNGKFIMRIEDTDLERSTKESEENIKDALQWLGITWDEGTDVGGEYGPYRQTERLDIYRTYTKQLLNEGRAYHCYCSEAELDEERQLQSDKGETPHYGGKCLHLTQEEKENFIAQGRKPTVRFHVQENKQIIFKDMVRDTVSFDSNGVGDFVIVKSDGIPVYNYAVVIDDALMKITHVIRGEEHLSNTPRQIVLYEALGFTPPTFGHISLILGADRTKMSKRHGATSVEKYRNLGYLPEAIVNFLALLGWSPGGEKEFFSLEELIEEFSMERVAKNPAVFDVDKLNFISAQYIKKATPEVITELALPHLRQAGYIGEELSAKDREWLTQVVALLQEYISYAAEIVNHIDLFFTEKVEFENEEAAEVLRDEDVPAVIKSFCEKLQGLDVVDAPSVKAILKSITKELKLGGKKVFMPLRVVVTGKMHGPDLDKIIALIGRDKILNRITSTLAKI, from the coding sequence ATGTTACAGCAGGATATTCGAGTGCGGTTTGCACCAAGCCCAACGGGTCCTTTTCATATCGGAGGGGCTCGTTCGGCGTTATTTAATTGGTTATTGGCAAAAAAGTATAATGGCAAATTTATTATGCGGATTGAAGATACGGATTTAGAGCGTTCTACAAAAGAATCAGAAGAAAATATTAAAGATGCACTGCAATGGTTGGGAATCACCTGGGATGAAGGCACTGATGTCGGCGGAGAATATGGACCTTATCGTCAAACTGAACGTTTGGATATATATCGCACTTATACAAAACAATTATTAAATGAGGGTAGAGCGTATCATTGTTATTGTAGTGAGGCAGAGCTGGATGAGGAACGTCAGCTGCAATCAGATAAGGGAGAAACTCCTCATTATGGCGGCAAATGCCTGCATCTTACACAAGAAGAGAAGGAAAATTTCATCGCTCAAGGTCGTAAACCTACAGTACGTTTTCATGTACAAGAAAATAAGCAGATTATCTTTAAAGATATGGTGCGGGATACGGTGAGCTTTGATTCAAATGGTGTGGGTGACTTTGTGATTGTGAAATCAGATGGCATTCCCGTATATAATTATGCCGTTGTGATTGATGATGCGTTAATGAAAATTACTCATGTAATTCGTGGAGAAGAACATTTATCGAATACACCTAGGCAAATCGTATTATACGAAGCACTTGGCTTTACACCGCCGACATTTGGTCATATTTCCTTGATCTTAGGTGCGGATCGCACGAAAATGAGTAAACGTCATGGTGCGACCTCGGTTGAGAAATATCGTAATTTAGGTTATTTACCAGAAGCGATTGTAAACTTTTTGGCTCTCTTAGGCTGGTCTCCTGGTGGCGAAAAAGAATTTTTCTCATTAGAAGAATTAATTGAAGAGTTTTCTATGGAACGAGTAGCAAAAAATCCTGCAGTTTTTGATGTGGATAAATTAAATTTTATTAGTGCTCAATATATTAAGAAAGCCACTCCAGAAGTAATTACAGAACTTGCTTTGCCTCATTTAAGACAAGCTGGATATATTGGTGAGGAGTTGTCAGCCAAAGATCGAGAATGGCTGACGCAAGTTGTGGCTTTGTTGCAAGAGTATATTAGTTATGCAGCAGAAATTGTGAATCATATCGATCTTTTCTTTACAGAAAAAGTTGAATTTGAAAATGAGGAAGCTGCTGAGGTTTTACGCGACGAAGATGTTCCTGCTGTTATCAAGAGCTTTTGTGAAAAATTACAAGGTCTAGACGTTGTAGACGCTCCTAGTGTTAAGGCAATTTTAAAAAGTATCACAAAAGAATTAAAATTAGGCGGTAAAAAGGTCTTTATGCCTCTGCGGGTTGTAGTAACAGGTAAAATGCATGGTCCGGATTTAGATAAAATTATTGCTTTAATTGGCAGAGACAAAATCTTGAACAGAATAACTAGTACATTAGCTAAAATCTAA
- a CDS encoding rubredoxin-like domain-containing protein translates to MKTYVRCKACGFIMDENHVEDLCPACGLPKTVFEPYTKKISPRRTFIIDQHLHPISVHFPQVFIAVILFMLSLSFWIEDPLRGEFLIAAKLSIIAFPFSVLLGFITGLIDGKIRFKKLKTPLLVRKAIVGALLQVLSIAILVLYLANGFTTNSMLIIIVLSIASTICGIYLGRAGSTMFNSMMPG, encoded by the coding sequence ATGAAAACTTATGTCCGATGTAAAGCCTGCGGATTTATTATGGACGAAAACCATGTAGAAGACCTATGTCCAGCTTGTGGCTTGCCAAAGACGGTCTTTGAACCGTATACGAAGAAAATTTCTCCTCGCCGCACATTTATTATTGATCAGCATCTTCATCCAATCAGTGTGCATTTTCCTCAAGTCTTTATTGCCGTCATTCTTTTCATGCTAAGTCTTTCCTTCTGGATAGAAGATCCATTGCGGGGAGAATTTCTGATCGCTGCTAAACTTTCCATTATCGCTTTCCCCTTCTCTGTACTACTAGGCTTTATTACAGGCTTAATTGATGGAAAAATTCGCTTTAAAAAATTAAAAACACCGCTTCTAGTTCGTAAAGCAATTGTCGGTGCACTCCTCCAGGTCTTATCCATTGCGATCCTGGTTTTATATCTCGCTAATGGCTTTACTACCAACAGCATGTTGATCATTATTGTGTTGAGCATTGCATCTACTATTTGTGGTATTTACCTAGGCCGAGCAGGTTCTACCATGTTTAACTCCATGATGCCCGGTTAA
- the ispF gene encoding 2-C-methyl-D-erythritol 2,4-cyclodiphosphate synthase — MMRVGMGYDVHKLVENRKLILGGVEVPYELGLDGHSDADVLLHAIKDALLGAAALGDIGRHFPDTDMQYKGVSSLFLLKRVGEIIAEHGYLVHNLDATIVAQRPKVAMYIPEMNCNIAAALGLKIGQINVKATTTEGLGFAGKGEGIAAYAVASILQV; from the coding sequence ATGATGCGCGTTGGTATGGGATATGATGTTCACAAATTGGTAGAGAACCGCAAGCTAATACTCGGTGGTGTAGAGGTGCCCTATGAATTAGGATTAGATGGACATTCTGATGCAGATGTATTGCTGCATGCGATAAAAGATGCTCTTTTAGGAGCGGCAGCATTAGGTGACATTGGCAGGCATTTCCCGGATACAGATATGCAATATAAGGGAGTATCTAGTCTCTTCTTGCTAAAGAGGGTGGGAGAAATTATTGCTGAACATGGTTATCTGGTGCATAATTTGGATGCGACCATTGTGGCCCAAAGACCTAAAGTGGCAATGTATATTCCAGAAATGAATTGTAATATTGCTGCTGCTCTTGGGCTTAAGATCGGGCAAATCAATGTAAAAGCCACTACAACAGAAGGATTAGGGTTTGCAGGTAAGGGAGAAGGCATCGCTGCTTATGCTGTAGCATCGATCCTGCAGGTGTAA
- a CDS encoding PIN/TRAM domain-containing protein, producing the protein MDKILRFVITLLAAVSGLMTAKWLGTSSFLSSMVSGEFLKVGFVSSDDTIVTILVAVFGGVAGGIIGYVLAPFFIKYLWQFTYWVEARLNKMPVSDVIAGSIGLAVGLIISNLIGSAFMHIPLIGSYVPGIISIILGYLGVNIAIHKREEMIGLMAVFPWRTKERQKEKIITKPSYKILDTSVIIDGRIADICKSGFVEGVLVVPMFVLEELQHISDSSDSLKRNRGRRGLDILNRMQKELGLHVEISEQDFEDTAEVDAKLVKLAQLMKGKLVTNDYNLNKVAELQGVTVLNINELSNSVKPVVLPGEEMVVHVVKDGKELGQGVGYLDDGTMIVVDSGKKHMGDTIGVLVTSVLQTAAGRMIFAKPKGIEKGA; encoded by the coding sequence TTGGACAAAATTTTGCGATTTGTCATTACGTTATTAGCAGCTGTTTCAGGTTTGATGACAGCAAAATGGCTAGGCACCAGTTCCTTTTTATCATCTATGGTGAGTGGCGAATTTTTAAAAGTAGGATTTGTTAGCAGTGATGATACAATCGTTACCATCTTGGTAGCTGTTTTTGGTGGAGTAGCAGGTGGGATTATTGGTTATGTATTGGCACCCTTTTTTATTAAATATTTATGGCAGTTTACCTATTGGGTAGAAGCCAGGCTTAATAAAATGCCAGTATCTGATGTCATTGCCGGTTCTATAGGACTGGCTGTTGGTTTGATCATTTCGAATTTAATTGGTTCTGCATTTATGCATATTCCGCTTATTGGTAGCTATGTTCCTGGAATTATTAGTATTATCTTGGGATATCTGGGAGTGAATATTGCTATTCATAAAAGAGAAGAAATGATTGGGTTAATGGCAGTTTTTCCTTGGAGGACAAAAGAGCGGCAGAAAGAAAAGATTATTACGAAGCCAAGCTACAAAATCTTAGATACTAGTGTTATTATTGATGGGCGAATTGCTGATATTTGTAAAAGTGGTTTTGTTGAAGGTGTTCTTGTGGTTCCTATGTTTGTATTAGAAGAATTGCAGCATATATCTGATTCCTCTGATTCGTTAAAACGGAATCGCGGGCGCCGAGGTTTAGACATTCTAAATCGTATGCAAAAAGAGCTAGGGTTGCATGTAGAAATCAGTGAACAAGATTTTGAAGATACTGCGGAAGTGGACGCAAAACTTGTTAAGTTGGCTCAATTGATGAAAGGTAAGCTGGTTACTAACGATTATAATTTAAATAAGGTTGCTGAATTGCAAGGTGTAACTGTTTTGAATATTAACGAATTATCCAATTCGGTTAAGCCAGTAGTATTGCCAGGAGAAGAAATGGTTGTACATGTTGTAAAAGACGGTAAGGAACTTGGGCAAGGAGTTGGCTATCTTGATGATGGCACAATGATTGTCGTTGATAGTGGTAAGAAACATATGGGAGATACCATTGGAGTATTAGTAACGTCTGTATTGCAAACAGCTGCTGGACGAATGATTTTCGCAAAGCCTAAAGGCATTGAAAAAGGCGCTTAA
- a CDS encoding CarD family transcriptional regulator, whose amino-acid sequence MLAIGDKVVYPMHGAGVIEAIEKHEVFGQLQDYYILTMPYGGMRVMIPMKNVENIGLREVIDEVGISKVVDILRATSVQETASWNKRFNLNLTKIKTGSIYEVAEVVRNLILQDNAKKLSAGERRLLETARKIMVSELVLACGKDLGSIEEWIDELMQENTPGN is encoded by the coding sequence ATGTTAGCTATAGGGGACAAAGTCGTGTATCCCATGCATGGTGCAGGTGTCATTGAAGCAATTGAAAAGCATGAAGTGTTTGGGCAACTGCAAGATTATTATATTCTCACTATGCCTTACGGTGGCATGAGAGTGATGATTCCTATGAAGAATGTAGAAAATATTGGACTTAGAGAAGTAATTGACGAAGTCGGAATTAGCAAAGTTGTGGATATATTAAGGGCTACTTCGGTACAAGAAACGGCTAGTTGGAATAAAAGATTTAATTTAAATTTAACAAAGATAAAAACTGGCAGCATCTATGAAGTGGCTGAAGTAGTGCGGAATCTTATTCTTCAGGACAATGCAAAAAAGCTTTCAGCAGGTGAACGAAGGCTGCTGGAAACTGCTAGGAAAATCATGGTAAGTGAGTTGGTATTAGCTTGTGGTAAGGATTTGGGCAGTATAGAAGAATGGATAGATGAGTTAATGCAAGAAAATACGCCAGGCAACTGA
- the spoIIP gene encoding stage II sporulation protein P, which yields MHFFPTLVFLFLLFSTYSPCTQAASSPAIDELESGYNTIVDENDQIILQSGLVLHVGDRYINEDNKLYEIVSIEGSLAKARSIESEPTLSLEMELMTVQGAANGNQPIIAIYHTHTDESYIPTDGNSTTPGKGSIMKVGDRFSSRLKELGYQPLHSKTLHEPHDANAYQRSRRTFMKLLERQPAALFDLHRDSGPLASYKTTINGQDAAKILLVVGRQNQNQATTLQYAKKIKATADKTYKGLIRGIFMARGNYNQDLNPRSMLLEMGTQYNTREAAEYSAALFADILPSIITPKPLPASPAPKATDTPMPGTTSSNDTNTNTKALAGNVSDIQESGVTVTNILSIIGAVMLGIIAYLYLSTGNWQEAKNKLYKFYKYEFTNFLGPRKKRKD from the coding sequence ATGCATTTTTTCCCAACATTAGTTTTTCTATTTTTACTTTTTTCGACTTATTCTCCTTGTACACAGGCAGCTTCTTCTCCTGCTATTGATGAGCTGGAATCAGGATATAATACAATTGTCGATGAGAATGATCAAATCATTTTGCAGTCAGGATTGGTCCTTCATGTGGGTGATCGCTACATTAATGAGGATAATAAATTGTATGAAATTGTCTCAATAGAGGGCTCATTAGCAAAAGCTCGTTCTATAGAATCCGAACCCACCCTTTCGTTAGAAATGGAGCTAATGACTGTGCAAGGTGCAGCTAACGGCAACCAGCCAATCATTGCCATTTATCATACTCATACCGATGAATCTTATATTCCTACTGATGGTAACTCAACGACTCCTGGCAAAGGTAGTATTATGAAAGTCGGTGATCGTTTTAGCAGTCGTCTCAAAGAACTAGGCTATCAGCCCCTTCACAGTAAAACACTGCATGAACCTCATGATGCCAATGCTTATCAGCGCTCTAGACGTACCTTTATGAAACTGCTCGAACGCCAGCCTGCTGCCCTTTTTGATCTCCATCGTGACAGTGGACCTCTTGCATCTTATAAGACAACCATTAACGGACAAGATGCTGCTAAAATTTTATTAGTTGTGGGTCGGCAAAATCAAAATCAAGCCACTACCCTCCAATATGCCAAAAAAATAAAAGCAACTGCAGATAAAACATACAAGGGCTTAATACGAGGTATCTTTATGGCTCGTGGTAATTATAATCAAGATTTAAATCCTCGTTCTATGCTGCTGGAAATGGGAACCCAATATAATACGCGAGAAGCTGCAGAATACAGCGCTGCATTATTTGCTGATATACTTCCTTCTATTATTACTCCAAAGCCACTTCCTGCTTCTCCCGCCCCAAAAGCAACGGATACACCAATGCCTGGTACTACTTCTTCAAATGATACAAACACGAATACTAAGGCTCTTGCCGGAAATGTCTCAGATATTCAAGAATCAGGCGTTACTGTTACTAATATTTTATCGATCATCGGAGCTGTGATGCTTGGCATTATTGCGTATCTCTATCTTAGTACCGGCAATTGGCAGGAAGCAAAAAATAAACTATATAAATTCTATAAATATGAATTTACTAACTTTCTTGGACCACGTAAAAAAAGAAAAGATTAA
- the disA gene encoding DNA integrity scanning diadenylate cyclase DisA — MTKKRQDKLWDPKFIKTIKKLVPGTPLREGLENILRAKMGVLVLVGNNQPLLDVVDGGFSLNCEYTPAGFYELGKMDGALILSSDLKHIIYANAQLVPDSRIPTTETGTRHRTAERVAKQTGGLVIAISQRRNLITMYLGDLRYTLKDITVSLSRANQALQTLEKYCKVLVRSLTNLSALEFEDFVTLLDVAEIIIRVEQVSRIAMEIERHVIELGSEGRLVSMQLEELMAEQDDMELLLKDYCFNGCQVQEVREQLALLPEESLEPYTICRILGYGATPNILDVPVVPHGFRVLRRIPRLPMSIVENVVTHFKTLPCIYSATIAELDDVEGIGEVRAKTIKDGLKRVREQALLDRNM; from the coding sequence ATGACGAAAAAGCGGCAAGATAAATTATGGGATCCAAAATTTATAAAAACGATTAAGAAATTAGTTCCTGGCACGCCGCTGCGAGAAGGTTTAGAGAATATTTTAAGGGCCAAGATGGGGGTCTTGGTATTAGTAGGTAATAATCAGCCTTTATTGGATGTAGTAGATGGTGGATTTTCACTAAATTGTGAGTATACTCCTGCTGGTTTTTATGAATTAGGAAAAATGGATGGGGCGTTGATTTTATCTTCTGATCTTAAACATATTATATATGCCAATGCACAATTGGTGCCAGATTCGAGGATTCCTACGACAGAAACAGGTACAAGGCACCGCACGGCGGAAAGAGTTGCCAAACAAACCGGAGGTTTGGTGATTGCTATTTCACAAAGACGGAATTTAATTACCATGTATCTAGGTGATTTACGGTATACCCTAAAAGATATTACAGTAAGTTTAAGCCGTGCCAATCAAGCGTTGCAGACATTGGAGAAATATTGCAAAGTATTAGTACGGAGTTTGACCAATTTAAGTGCCTTAGAGTTTGAAGATTTTGTAACATTATTAGATGTGGCGGAAATTATTATTCGTGTGGAGCAAGTGAGTCGTATTGCAATGGAGATTGAGCGTCATGTCATTGAATTAGGCAGTGAAGGTCGCCTGGTAAGCATGCAATTAGAAGAGTTGATGGCGGAGCAGGATGATATGGAGCTATTGCTTAAAGACTATTGTTTTAATGGATGCCAAGTACAAGAGGTACGAGAACAATTGGCTCTATTGCCGGAGGAAAGTTTAGAGCCGTATACCATTTGCCGCATTTTAGGTTATGGAGCTACGCCGAATATATTAGATGTTCCAGTGGTGCCTCATGGATTTCGCGTACTAAGGAGAATTCCTCGCTTGCCAATGTCCATTGTGGAAAATGTAGTAACTCACTTTAAAACATTACCTTGTATTTATAGTGCTACGATTGCTGAACTAGATGATGTAGAAGGAATTGGCGAAGTTAGAGCAAAAACAATAAAGGATGGTTTAAAACGAGTGCGAGAGCAAGCATTATTAGATCGTAATATGTAA
- the radA gene encoding DNA repair protein RadA — protein sequence MSKAKIHFVCQECGADSPKWLGRCPGCESWNSMVEETLSRQDGKKRHSTSNGAKPRPITEVDNFAVPRLTTGVGEFDRVLGGGIVPGALILIGGDPGIGKSTMLLQVACSVSRTYGSVLYVSGEESAAQTKMRAERLNKLSDKLLIMTETNLDEIALSANQLKPALMIIDSIQTMYSPEIPSAPGSVGQVRESTGKLLRLAKETGIPIAIIGHVTKEGNIAGPRILEHMVDVVLYFEGEKTYAFRVLRAIKNRFGSTHESGIFSMEEDGLMEVKNPSGLLLSERPESAPGSVVLACMEGVRPLLIEIQALVSTTCFGMPRRMAVGFDYNRLILLMAVLEKRVGLMLGNQDAYVNAVGGIKVTEPAADLAVILAVASSFRSISLDAHTVVMGEVGLTGEVRMVSRVDVRISEAATMGFKRFVIPAGNLTGLKIRQQGLKIVGVSNVIEAMEAVFL from the coding sequence TTGTCTAAAGCTAAAATTCATTTTGTTTGTCAAGAGTGCGGTGCGGATTCACCGAAATGGTTAGGACGTTGTCCGGGGTGCGAGTCGTGGAATAGTATGGTGGAGGAAACACTTAGTAGGCAAGATGGGAAAAAACGTCATAGTACCAGCAATGGCGCTAAACCGCGTCCAATTACGGAGGTGGACAACTTTGCTGTTCCTAGACTCACAACGGGGGTAGGAGAATTTGATCGTGTACTAGGTGGAGGGATTGTTCCAGGAGCCCTTATACTGATTGGTGGTGATCCTGGTATTGGAAAATCTACAATGCTGCTGCAGGTAGCTTGTAGTGTAAGTCGGACTTATGGCAGTGTCTTATATGTCTCTGGTGAAGAGTCGGCTGCTCAAACCAAAATGCGAGCTGAGCGTTTGAATAAATTAAGTGATAAGTTGTTGATCATGACAGAAACGAATTTAGATGAAATCGCACTTTCTGCCAATCAGTTAAAACCTGCCTTGATGATTATTGACTCGATTCAAACGATGTATAGTCCAGAAATTCCTTCAGCTCCAGGAAGCGTGGGACAAGTGCGGGAATCTACAGGAAAATTATTGCGCTTAGCAAAAGAAACTGGTATTCCGATTGCTATTATTGGTCATGTAACAAAGGAGGGGAATATTGCCGGTCCCCGTATTTTAGAACATATGGTAGATGTTGTATTGTACTTTGAGGGTGAGAAAACCTATGCTTTTCGTGTACTTCGCGCCATAAAAAATCGTTTTGGCTCAACCCATGAGAGCGGAATTTTTTCCATGGAGGAAGACGGACTTATGGAAGTCAAAAATCCTTCCGGGCTGTTGCTATCAGAGAGGCCAGAAAGCGCCCCAGGATCTGTAGTACTAGCCTGTATGGAAGGCGTTAGACCCTTGTTGATCGAGATTCAAGCTTTGGTGAGCACCACTTGCTTTGGTATGCCTAGGCGTATGGCCGTTGGCTTTGACTATAATCGACTGATTCTATTAATGGCAGTGCTAGAGAAGAGAGTCGGTTTGATGCTAGGAAATCAGGATGCTTATGTGAACGCCGTAGGTGGTATTAAAGTAACGGAACCGGCTGCGGATTTAGCAGTGATTCTTGCGGTAGCATCCAGCTTTCGCAGCATATCATTGGATGCTCATACGGTGGTGATGGGAGAGGTTGGCCTAACAGGTGAAGTGCGTATGGTGTCAAGAGTAGATGTACGCATTAGTGAAGCCGCTACCATGGGATTTAAACGATTTGTGATCCCAGCGGGTAATTTAACAGGACTTAAAATACGTCAGCAAGGATTGAAAATAGTTGGGGTTAGTAATGTAATTGAAGCAATGGAGGCGGTATTTCTATGA